The nucleotide window TGCAAGTATTATACTTCAAGAAGAAATAAGATGTAATAAATTTCTTTAATGTTTAGCAAAAAGAAAAAATCTTTTTACTATAATATTCTACTCTTTACTGCTGTAAATATTATCTCTACTAGTGTATTAGAACTTGCCATATTTGCTTCAACACAAGCACGTGCAGGTGGTTGTTCTTTTGATACCCAAGCATCCCAGACTTCATTAAAGTCTGCAAAATCTCTAGCGATGTCTTTTACAAATATTTCAGCTCGTAAGATATGGTCTTTATTGCTTCCAGCTTCAGCTAATCTTTCTTCTGCCATAGCCAACACTCTTTGAGCTTGACCTTTTATATCTAAGTCTTTATCATCAGATACGATTCCAGCTAAATAAATAACCCCACTATATTCAACTATTCTACTCATTCTTTCATTTACTTGTTTTCTAATTACCATGTTTAATCCCTAGTTTGAGTTTTTGTGTGTTAAGTATAGCATTGTAAAGTTATATTATTATGAAAGTTTGCTCTTGAAGAACAAGTTCTTCGCTTCTCTTACTTTTGTATTGACGAAAAGTAAGCAAAAGCAACTACGGCTGCGAAGCCCTCCGGGTATCCTCACTTATTATTTTTATCTTTTCTGATTGGTAAAACTCGTTTATTAAAACTTGCATTTAGCAACTTTTAAACACTCAGACAGTTACCAATCTTATTTCAAAAAGAGAAAAATAAACGTTCGGCTTCTGTAGATGTAGTAATATATTTG belongs to Arcobacter sp. F2176 and includes:
- a CDS encoding RidA family protein, producing MVIRKQVNERMSRIVEYSGVIYLAGIVSDDKDLDIKGQAQRVLAMAEERLAEAGSNKDHILRAEIFVKDIARDFADFNEVWDAWVSKEQPPARACVEANMASSNTLVEIIFTAVKSRIL